One Ornithodoros turicata isolate Travis unplaced genomic scaffold, ASM3712646v1 ctg00001428.1, whole genome shotgun sequence genomic region harbors:
- the LOC135377005 gene encoding 52 kDa repressor of the inhibitor of the protein kinase-like translates to MPASAVADGNGSRHERSHSAEHECELSNTMSDSGRNDGSAAAFLLDVGSFVGKHVDDFTKRRLLESHWHPAENYSFPYSVHKKGGKEEKRYVSHSHLSKFNWMVLSKCQSGLYCKYCALFTTGSVGGYQRNVTLQKLVTKPLRTFARLLGKDGDLPLHEATRYHKEAVQAAKAFLACADAPETCVANQVSCQRLHQVDENRKRLLPIIDSIIFLGRQGIPFRGHRDDGMLADCSQGTSLTSNEGNFRELLRFRIASGDTELQKHLASTSSRATYISKTTQNELIQCCGEEVLATVTGRVHESGMYSVMFDETTDLAHMSQLSLILRYVHKNVVREDFVQFVDLRRVSSDTDTGINIEEPVLTGKILGEQVVTTLKTLGLDPEKCVGIATDGCSVMVSEICGAVSEIKKHAPNAVHCPCFNHALNLSLSKSCKVQAIRNAVGIMKEVISFFAASSKRNVVLKSTLGGQLKGLCETRWVERHDSVIQFRESVGSVSKALDTIADWKEMQSAAKAKTLRAAISDSEFLVAIVCLADILAHTVPLSRLFQKEYLDVRTARSALADTMTVLRDRREKSEEAFSELYKQASALGEELGTELRSPRIAKRQTHRCNVATANTESYYRMSLYTPLMDNVLSDLETRFTTEAERAYELFLFVPPHTCATDGVDKEAVSAIGERYSAFMGNSAPIGPLLLQAELRLWREKWKTQTEVPGTAVEALDKCDREVFPLIRTLLQVLATLPVSVASAERSFSTLRRLKSWMRTQMAEERLTALALLHTHRDIAIDTQRVIDRFASKARGQRRLDFVI, encoded by the coding sequence ATGCCAGCAAGTGCTGTGGCTGACGGCAACGGTTCACGACATGAGCGCAGTCACAGTGCTGAACATGAATGCGAACTATCGAACACCATGAGTGACAGTGGAAGGAATGATGGCTCCGCTGCAGCCTTTTTACTAGACGTTGGAAGCTTTGTCGGGAAACATGTTGACGACTTCACTAAGCGGCGCTTGTTGGAATCTCATTGGCATCCAGCGGAAAACTACAGTTTCCCATACTCCGTCCACAAAAAAGGCGGCAAGGAAGAAAAGAGATATGTAAGCCACTCACATTTGAGCAAATTTAACTGGATGGTTCTCTCGAAGTGCCAAAGTGGTCTCTATTGCAAGTATTGTGCACTCTTCACAACGGGGAGCGTAGGAGGGTACCAAAGGAATGTTACTCTTCAAAAGCTCGTTACAAAACCTCTCCGAACATTCGCGAGGCTACTTGGCAAAGATGGTGACCTCCCTCTGCATGAAGCAACTAGATACCACAAAGAGGCGGTTCAAGCCGCAAAAGCCTTTCTTGCCTGTGCCGATGCACCTGAAACGTGCGTCGCCAATCAAGTATCTTGTCAGCGACTTCATCAAGTGGATGAGAACCGGAAAAGACTCTTGCCTATCATAGACTCTATAATCTTTCTAGGGCGCCAAGGAATACCGTTTCGCGGACACAGAGACGACGGGATGCTTGCAGACTGTTCGCAAGGTACTTCATTAACGTCAAACGAGGGCAACTTTCGAGAACTTTTGCGGTTCCGGATCGCCAGTGGGGACACAGAACTCCAAAAGCACCTTGCCAGCACGTCGTCCCGGGCCACATACATCAGCAAAACGACGCAGAATGAACTCATCCAGTGCTGTGGAGAGGAAGTCCTTGCCACAGTCACTGGGCGTGTGCACGAATCCGGCATGTACAGCGTTATGTTCGACGAAACCACTGACCTAGCTCACATGTCGCAGCTTAGTCTCATTTTACGCTACGTTCACAAGAATGTGGTTCGAGAGGACTTTGTACAGTTCGTCGATCTTCGTCGTGTCAGTAGCGATACTGATACCGGTATCAACATTGAAGAGCCCGTCTTGACAGGAAAGATACTCGGGGAACAGGTTGTAACAACACTGAAGACCTTAGGCCTCGACCCAGAAAAGTGCGTAGGTATAGCTACCGACGGCTGCAGCGTCATGGTGTCCGAGATCTGTGGCGCTGTGTCTGAGATCAAGAAACATGCGCCTAATGCGGTGCACTGCCCGTGCTTCAACCACGCACTCAACCTGTCTTTGTCCAAGTCCTGCAAAGTCCAAGCGATCAGAAATGCTGTTGGCATTATGAAAGAAGTAATTTCCTTCTTTGCGGCGTCATCGAAACGAAACGTGGTATTAAAGAGCACCCTTGGAGGCCAACTTAAAGGCCTTTGTGAGACGAGGTGGGTTGAACGGCACGACAGCGTTATACAGTTTCGAGAGTCCGTGGGCAGTGTGTCGAAAGCTCTTGATACCATTGCTGACTGGAAAGAGATGCAAAGCGCAGCGAAAGCAAAGACGCTCCGTGCTGCCATCAGTGACTCCGAATTCCTAGTAGCAATTGTTTGCTTGGCGGACATACTCGCGCACACTGTTCCACTGAGTCGTCTCTTTCAGAAGGAATATCTTGACGTTCGCACGGCTAGGAGCGCGTTGGCAGACACCATGACTGTTCTCCGCGACCGCAGAGAGAAAAGTGAAGAGGCATTTTCGGAGCTCTACAAGCAAGCCAGTGCCCTGGGAGAAGAACTGGGAACAGAGTTGCGGTCCCCACGTATAGCTAAGAGACAGACTCACAGGTGCAACGTCGCTACGGCCAATACAGAGAGCTACTACAGGATGTCACTGTACACTCCGTTAATGGATAATGTGCTGTCAGATTTAGAGACAAGGTTTACAACCGAGGCGGAAAGAGCATACGAGCTGTTCCTTTTTGTGCCCCCTCACACCTGTGCCACAGACGGCGTCGACAAGGAAGCTGTTTCTGCTATTGGGGAGCGGTATTCTGCGTTCATGGGGAATAGCGCGCCAATAGGACCACTTCTACTTCAAGCCGAGCTGAGGTTATGGCGCGAAAAGTGGAAGACCCAGACTGAGGTGCCGGGTACTGCTGTTGAAGCTCTGGACAAATGCGACAGGGAGGTCTTCCCTCTAATACGTACGCTTCTACAAGTACTGGCCACTCTCCCTGTTAGCGTAGCCAGTGCCGAACGGTCCTTCTCTACTCTCCGTCGGTTAAAATCGTGGATGAGGACACAGATGGCTGAAGAGCGCTTGACTGCGTTGGCATTGCTGCACACCCATAGGGACATTGCCATCGATACGCAAAGGGTCATCGATCGTTTCGCAAGTAAGGCTCGCGGACAACGGAGACTAGATTTTGTCATCTGA